From the Pontiella agarivorans genome, one window contains:
- a CDS encoding response regulator transcription factor — MDHKVRVLMTDDNAVMLMGLQQVISVDPELEPVGSAENGEEALERYRTLQPDVVTMDYDMPGWSGVETTAKIIREFPDARIILLSVFESEEDVWSAVQAGVKGYLTKKAGEIEDVLEAIHEVAAGGTFFPAAIARKIETRRNQPELSGAEMAVLRLLGRGLCNKEIVDELGISAAMVKFHIVNLREKLGAADRTQAVIIACQRGLIRLEE, encoded by the coding sequence ATGGATCATAAAGTCCGGGTCTTGATGACCGATGACAATGCCGTGATGTTAATGGGACTTCAGCAGGTGATTTCTGTGGATCCGGAACTGGAGCCGGTGGGATCGGCGGAAAACGGGGAAGAAGCATTGGAGCGGTATCGCACCCTGCAGCCGGATGTCGTAACCATGGATTATGATATGCCGGGTTGGAGCGGAGTGGAAACCACGGCGAAAATTATCAGGGAATTCCCGGATGCGCGCATTATTCTGCTCTCCGTTTTTGAGTCGGAGGAAGATGTATGGAGCGCTGTACAGGCTGGCGTGAAAGGATATCTCACTAAAAAAGCCGGCGAAATTGAAGATGTGCTTGAGGCCATTCATGAGGTGGCGGCGGGGGGGACTTTTTTCCCGGCCGCAATTGCACGCAAGATAGAAACGCGACGGAATCAGCCGGAATTGTCCGGCGCGGAAATGGCGGTGCTTCGGTTGTTGGGCCGGGGATTGTGCAATAAAGAGATTGTGGATGAGCTCGGAATTTCTGCGGCGATGGTCAAATTTCATATCGTAAATCTTCGTGAAAAACTGGGTGCGGCAGATCGAACGCAAGCCGTTATTATTGCCTGTCAGCGCGGTTTAATCCGGCTGGAAGAATAA